A single genomic interval of Streptomyces graminofaciens harbors:
- a CDS encoding alpha/beta hydrolase family protein — MIRHHDFRHNGLTLRSTLHVPEGPAGTRHPTVVFVHGFTSNRLELPNFVAMSRLLQADGIASVRFDLSGHGESDGDFFDVTITEEIAETRAILRAVRALDFVDPDRIGLVGMSMGGVVAGITAAEEPGIGALCLWSPAAVAPFEVGRGYLKGRSVAPQIAAKGYFDADGHRVSPALVEDIAGLDVYGRSSAYTGPVHILHGDKDEAAPLEYVRRYLDHYDGNAELEIVEGADHAWGTVPHRTTLHRSTLRFFRRHLQR, encoded by the coding sequence TTGATCCGCCACCACGACTTCCGTCACAACGGCCTGACGCTGCGCTCCACGCTGCACGTCCCCGAAGGTCCGGCCGGAACCCGCCATCCGACCGTCGTGTTCGTCCACGGCTTCACCTCCAACCGGCTCGAACTGCCGAACTTCGTCGCCATGTCCCGGCTGTTGCAGGCGGACGGCATCGCCTCGGTCCGGTTCGACCTCTCCGGACACGGGGAGAGCGACGGCGACTTCTTCGACGTCACCATCACCGAGGAGATCGCCGAGACCCGTGCGATCCTGCGGGCGGTCCGGGCCCTCGACTTCGTCGACCCCGACCGCATCGGCCTGGTCGGGATGAGCATGGGCGGCGTGGTCGCCGGCATCACGGCCGCGGAGGAGCCCGGGATCGGCGCGCTGTGCCTGTGGTCCCCGGCGGCCGTCGCCCCCTTCGAGGTCGGCAGGGGCTACCTCAAGGGCCGCAGCGTCGCACCGCAGATCGCGGCGAAGGGCTACTTCGACGCCGACGGCCACCGGGTGAGCCCCGCTCTCGTCGAGGACATCGCCGGTCTCGACGTGTACGGGCGGTCCAGCGCGTACACCGGGCCGGTCCACATCCTGCACGGCGACAAGGACGAGGCCGCTCCCCTGGAGTACGTACGCCGCTACCTGGACCACTACGACGGCAACGCGGAACTCGAGATCGTCGAAGGCGCGGACCACGCCTGGGGAACCGTCCCCCACCGCACCACACTGCACCGGTCCACGCTGCGATTTTTCCGGAGGCACCTCCAGCGATGA
- a CDS encoding alpha-L-rhamnosidase: MKTSSTAALPATDTTTRVTGLRTADDSGLVATPYPEPRLSWSLTSERPGVLQRAYEIEVSADPSFSDSASSGAVESDTVTDHPWPAQPLNSREIRYWRVRVRTDLGWTGWSDPARVEAALLDDMDWVARPVHVPDDRGRSSPGPVPLLRREFHLPAEPVSARLYVTSLGVHRTAINGKPVSDDVLEPGWTSYPNRLLYSTYDVTGLLVPGTNALSATVGDGWYRGHLTWHKNRDVYGDTTALLAQLEVGLADGTRVTITTDGRWRSGYGDLLAADLYDGCERDLRRKPHGWQLPGFDDREWEPVATLPLPAGLTQRAHPPVRVVQVIRPERRTLPDGTIALDAGENVTGWLRLRASGPAGSTVTVRHAEVLDSDGRLLTSILRGARATDQYTLAGGTAELRPEFTFHGFRYAEIATSPAVTVEAVEVEVVASDLRRIGEFRCSDERVNTLYANVVRSQRGNFLAVPTDCPQRDERLGWTGDIMAFAPTACATFDSGSFLDSWLTDLRIEQRPDGAVPLVIPYVSLGELPPAELPHAGGAAGWGDAATVVPAALFDAYGRRSMLDRHYAAMRAWVEFTVDHLDEDGTWSGNAQLGDWLDPAAPPEDPARATTDSAYVATAFVAHSARLLTDAARELGHLDDGERYEALHRRTAQAAWRKWGDHARTTQTGCALALEFGIAPATERAEVGKALAGLVRANGGRIATGFLGTPFVLPALTGTGHVDEAYRLLLNTECPGWLYQVARGATTMWERWDAIRPDGTIDVEKAGMMLSFNHYAYGAVASWLHRSVAGLRPVAPGYRTMEFAPRPGGTLTSAEASVTTPYGTASVAWSISRDTLTVEAVLPPGTTGRFSAPEGWHSTEAVDRLESGSHLLSLRPVTSS; encoded by the coding sequence ATGAAGACGTCGAGCACTGCGGCACTCCCCGCGACGGACACCACGACCCGGGTCACCGGCCTGCGCACCGCGGACGACTCCGGTCTGGTGGCCACCCCGTACCCCGAGCCGCGCCTGTCGTGGTCGCTGACGAGCGAGCGGCCGGGCGTCCTGCAGCGCGCCTACGAGATCGAGGTGTCGGCCGACCCGTCGTTCTCCGACAGCGCGTCCAGTGGAGCGGTCGAGTCCGACACGGTGACCGATCACCCGTGGCCGGCGCAGCCGCTGAACAGCCGCGAGATCCGGTACTGGCGTGTCCGTGTCCGCACCGATCTCGGGTGGACGGGATGGAGCGACCCGGCCCGTGTGGAGGCCGCGCTGCTCGACGACATGGACTGGGTGGCCCGCCCCGTCCATGTGCCCGATGACCGGGGCCGTTCCTCCCCCGGCCCCGTGCCGTTGCTCCGCCGGGAGTTCCACCTCCCGGCGGAGCCGGTGTCCGCACGCCTCTACGTGACCTCGCTGGGCGTGCACCGCACCGCAATCAACGGCAAGCCCGTCTCCGACGACGTGCTGGAACCGGGCTGGACCAGCTACCCCAACCGTCTGCTCTACTCCACCTACGACGTCACCGGCCTGCTCGTGCCCGGCACCAACGCCCTCTCCGCCACGGTCGGCGACGGCTGGTACCGCGGCCATCTCACCTGGCACAAGAACCGCGACGTCTACGGCGACACAACGGCTCTGCTCGCCCAGCTCGAAGTCGGCCTGGCCGACGGGACCCGCGTCACCATCACCACCGACGGCCGCTGGAGAAGCGGTTACGGCGATCTGCTGGCGGCGGACCTGTACGACGGCTGCGAACGCGACCTCCGCCGCAAGCCCCACGGCTGGCAACTGCCCGGCTTCGACGACCGCGAGTGGGAACCGGTCGCCACACTCCCTCTGCCTGCCGGGCTGACCCAGCGGGCACACCCACCCGTGCGCGTCGTCCAGGTCATCCGGCCCGAGCGGCGGACCCTGCCCGACGGCACCATCGCCCTCGACGCGGGCGAGAACGTCACCGGCTGGCTGCGGCTCCGCGCGAGCGGCCCGGCGGGCAGCACGGTGACCGTCCGGCACGCCGAGGTTCTCGACAGCGACGGCCGTCTGCTGACGAGCATCCTGCGCGGCGCCCGGGCCACCGACCAGTACACCCTGGCCGGTGGCACGGCCGAACTGCGGCCGGAGTTCACCTTCCACGGCTTCCGGTACGCCGAGATCGCCACCTCACCGGCCGTGACCGTCGAGGCGGTGGAGGTCGAGGTGGTGGCCAGCGACCTGCGCCGTATCGGCGAGTTCCGCTGCTCCGACGAGCGCGTGAACACGCTGTACGCCAACGTCGTACGGTCCCAGCGCGGCAACTTCCTCGCGGTGCCGACGGACTGCCCGCAGCGCGACGAACGGCTCGGCTGGACCGGGGACATCATGGCCTTCGCCCCGACGGCGTGCGCCACCTTCGACAGCGGATCCTTCCTCGACAGCTGGCTCACCGATCTCCGCATCGAACAGCGACCGGACGGCGCGGTCCCGCTGGTGATCCCCTATGTGTCGCTCGGCGAGCTGCCGCCGGCCGAGCTTCCGCACGCGGGCGGCGCCGCGGGCTGGGGCGACGCCGCCACCGTCGTACCGGCCGCCCTCTTCGACGCCTACGGCCGGCGCAGCATGCTGGACCGCCACTACGCGGCGATGCGGGCATGGGTCGAGTTCACCGTCGACCACCTGGACGAGGACGGGACCTGGAGCGGCAACGCACAGCTCGGTGACTGGCTCGACCCCGCCGCGCCACCGGAGGACCCGGCGCGCGCCACCACCGACTCCGCCTATGTCGCCACCGCCTTCGTCGCGCACAGCGCCCGGCTGCTCACCGACGCGGCCCGGGAACTGGGCCACCTCGACGACGGCGAACGGTACGAGGCCCTGCACCGGCGTACGGCCCAGGCCGCCTGGCGCAAGTGGGGCGACCACGCCCGCACCACCCAGACCGGCTGTGCGCTCGCCCTGGAGTTCGGTATCGCGCCCGCCACCGAGCGCGCCGAGGTGGGCAAGGCTCTCGCGGGCCTGGTGCGCGCCAACGGCGGCCGTATCGCCACCGGGTTCCTCGGCACTCCGTTCGTCCTGCCCGCCCTCACCGGCACCGGCCATGTGGACGAGGCGTACCGACTGCTGCTCAACACCGAGTGCCCGGGCTGGCTCTACCAGGTCGCCCGGGGCGCCACCACCATGTGGGAGCGGTGGGACGCCATTCGTCCCGACGGCACCATCGACGTCGAGAAGGCGGGCATGATGCTGTCGTTCAACCACTACGCCTACGGCGCGGTCGCCTCCTGGCTCCACCGGTCCGTGGCCGGTCTGCGACCCGTCGCCCCCGGCTATCGCACGATGGAGTTCGCCCCCCGCCCAGGCGGCACGCTCACTTCCGCCGAGGCATCGGTCACCACTCCGTACGGCACCGCGTCCGTCGCCTGGTCGATCAGCCGCGACACCCTCACGGTGGAGGCCGTTCTGCCGCCCGGCACCACCGGACGGTTCAGCGCCCCTGAGGGCTGGCACTCCACGGAGGCCGTCGACCGACTCGAATCCGGCAGCCATCTCCTGTCCCTGCGTCCGGTCACCAGTTCCTGA
- a CDS encoding glycoside hydrolase family 3 C-terminal domain-containing protein, translating into MATPHDHDAAELGLDEKTALLSGRDMWSSKPAERAGIPSLVLSDGPHGVRLQRADADHLELHDSHPATCFPPAVALASSWDAELIGRVGEALGRESRALGVDVLLGPGVNIKRSPLCGRNFEYFSEDPLLSGVLGTAHVAGVQSQGVGASVKHFAANNQETDRMRVSADVDERTLREIYFPAFERIVTEARPATVMCAYNKINGIYAAQNRWLLTRVLREQWGFEGLVVSDWGAVGDRVAALLAGTDLEMPGTRRDTDARVAAAVRAGELDEAVVDTAVARLRALAGRVRAQADPVTVDFDSHHRLAREVAADSLVLLRNRDRTLPLAPTGRVAVIGEFATALRHQGGGSSHVNATRVDSPLEELRAVLPDAQVDFAQGYRTAGLSDAARLRAEAVAAASRADVAVLVVGLPEADESEGYDREHILLPPEQVELVRAVAGAADRTVVVLINGGVVSLEGWHDDVDAVIEAWLPGQAGGGAIADVLTGRVNPSGRLAETIPYRLSDNPSYLNFPGEQGHVRYGEGVMVGYRYYETADVAVRYPFGHGLSYTSFEQSDFLVTPTGPDTATMSVTVTNSGDRFGKHVVQVYVTAPRRPVSSPARELRGFAKVALAPGESTTVEIALDRRAFAYWDITRDDWTVAAGQYRVQLADNAHDVTATAALVLKGDSVPRPITLDSTAGEWFGHPSVGPALTAAMTSGLTREQSDEVLEGNEGALRLLSSMAMRQFLGFLPKPIPAETLDRLMKTSEA; encoded by the coding sequence ATGGCGACCCCCCACGATCACGACGCAGCCGAGCTGGGCCTCGACGAGAAGACCGCGCTGCTCTCGGGCCGGGACATGTGGTCGAGCAAGCCCGCCGAGCGAGCGGGGATTCCCTCCCTCGTCCTCAGCGACGGTCCGCACGGCGTCCGGCTCCAGCGCGCGGACGCCGACCACCTCGAACTGCACGACAGTCACCCGGCGACCTGTTTCCCGCCCGCGGTCGCGCTGGCCTCGAGCTGGGACGCGGAACTGATCGGGCGGGTGGGAGAGGCGCTCGGCCGTGAGTCCCGGGCCCTGGGTGTCGACGTACTGCTGGGCCCGGGCGTCAACATCAAGCGCTCGCCGCTGTGCGGCCGGAACTTCGAATACTTCTCCGAGGACCCGCTGCTCAGCGGCGTGCTGGGGACGGCACATGTGGCCGGGGTCCAGAGCCAGGGCGTGGGCGCCTCCGTCAAGCACTTCGCCGCCAACAACCAGGAGACCGACCGGATGCGGGTGAGCGCCGACGTCGACGAGCGCACCCTGCGCGAGATCTACTTCCCCGCGTTCGAGCGGATCGTGACCGAGGCACGCCCGGCGACCGTCATGTGCGCCTACAACAAGATCAACGGCATCTACGCCGCCCAGAATCGTTGGCTGCTCACCCGGGTGCTGCGCGAGCAGTGGGGCTTCGAGGGGCTGGTCGTCTCCGACTGGGGAGCCGTCGGCGACCGCGTCGCCGCACTGCTCGCCGGAACCGACCTGGAGATGCCCGGCACTCGTCGCGACACCGATGCGCGGGTCGCCGCCGCGGTCCGGGCCGGTGAGCTGGACGAGGCCGTCGTCGACACGGCCGTCGCCCGGCTGCGCGCCCTCGCCGGGCGAGTCCGCGCCCAGGCGGACCCCGTGACGGTGGACTTCGACTCGCACCACCGGCTGGCTCGCGAGGTCGCCGCCGACTCGCTGGTGCTGCTGAGGAACCGCGACCGGACGCTGCCGCTCGCTCCCACCGGCCGCGTCGCCGTCATCGGCGAGTTCGCCACGGCCCTGCGCCATCAGGGCGGTGGCAGCTCCCACGTCAACGCCACCCGGGTGGACAGCCCGCTGGAGGAGCTGCGTGCCGTACTGCCCGACGCCCAGGTCGATTTCGCCCAGGGGTACCGCACCGCCGGCCTTTCCGACGCCGCGCGACTGCGTGCGGAGGCCGTGGCGGCGGCCTCGCGGGCCGACGTCGCCGTACTCGTCGTCGGCCTGCCCGAGGCCGACGAGTCCGAGGGCTACGACCGTGAGCACATCCTGCTGCCGCCCGAGCAGGTCGAGTTGGTCCGTGCCGTGGCCGGGGCCGCCGACCGCACGGTGGTGGTGCTGATCAACGGCGGTGTCGTCTCCCTGGAGGGCTGGCACGACGATGTGGACGCCGTGATCGAGGCCTGGCTGCCCGGCCAGGCCGGCGGCGGAGCCATCGCCGACGTGCTCACCGGGCGGGTCAACCCCTCCGGCCGTCTGGCCGAGACCATCCCGTACCGGTTGAGCGACAACCCGTCCTACCTCAACTTCCCCGGCGAGCAGGGCCATGTCCGCTACGGCGAAGGCGTCATGGTGGGCTACCGCTACTACGAGACCGCCGACGTCGCCGTCCGCTACCCCTTCGGGCACGGCCTGAGCTACACCTCCTTCGAGCAGAGCGACTTCCTGGTCACGCCCACCGGGCCGGACACCGCCACGATGAGCGTCACCGTCACCAACTCCGGCGACCGCTTCGGCAAACACGTGGTGCAGGTCTACGTCACCGCGCCCAGGCGCCCGGTCAGCAGTCCGGCCAGGGAACTGCGCGGCTTCGCCAAGGTGGCTCTGGCGCCGGGCGAGTCCACCACCGTCGAGATCGCCCTCGACCGCCGTGCCTTCGCCTACTGGGACATCACCCGCGACGACTGGACCGTCGCCGCCGGGCAGTACCGGGTGCAGCTCGCGGACAACGCCCACGACGTCACCGCCACCGCCGCGCTCGTCCTGAAGGGCGACAGCGTGCCGCGACCGATCACCCTCGACTCCACCGCCGGCGAGTGGTTCGGGCATCCCTCGGTCGGCCCTGCCCTCACCGCGGCGATGACGTCCGGGCTCACCCGGGAACAGTCCGACGAGGTCCTGGAGGGCAACGAAGGCGCCCTGCGCCTGTTGTCGTCCATGGCGATGCGTCAGTTCCTCGGGTTCCTCCCCAAGCCGATTCCGGCCGAGACGCTGGATCGGCTGATGAAGACGAGCGAGGCGTAA
- a CDS encoding family 1 glycosylhydrolase: MSTAVTVDHYHRFRDDDALMRELGVDSHRFSPSRTVRDREWERPAACQGAAGRRL; this comes from the coding sequence CTGTCGACGGCCGTCACGGTCGACCACTATCACCGGTTCCGCGACGACGACGCCCTGATGCGCGAACTCGGCGTCGATTCCCACCGGTTCTCGCCGAGCCGGACCGTGCGGGACCGCGAATGGGAGCGGCCCGCTGCGTGTCAGGGAGCAGCGGGCCGCCGTCTGTGA
- a CDS encoding alpha/beta hydrolase fold domain-containing protein: MPLDPYLAERLHLLAGMAFPDLADPDARSRFGEFMRDPTQWAQPDVVVENRETAGPHGAVPVRTYTPRCPASTAVLWVHGGGFLGGDLDMPEAHVVAAELAARAEAVVVSVDYRLATDGVQYPVPLDDVCAAWRWLRTELAGDVERVALGGASAGAALALAAALRDRDEALRPADLLLLAYPFAHFPVPALDSAMAAEMTALPPTMRFTTADVEFMVRNYTGRLTDLPRDALPGAAALHGLPPVHLLVSEYDDLRPSAELLARQLTASETEVRTYLAAGMPHGHLNRTPALAEVDRSLDFFADALR; the protein is encoded by the coding sequence ATGCCCCTCGACCCCTATCTCGCGGAGAGACTGCATCTCCTCGCCGGCATGGCGTTCCCCGATCTCGCCGACCCGGACGCCCGGTCCCGGTTCGGCGAGTTCATGCGGGATCCGACGCAATGGGCACAACCCGATGTCGTGGTCGAGAACCGTGAGACGGCCGGCCCGCACGGCGCGGTGCCGGTCAGGACGTACACCCCGAGGTGCCCCGCCTCGACCGCCGTCCTGTGGGTGCACGGCGGCGGTTTCCTCGGCGGCGACCTCGACATGCCCGAGGCGCACGTCGTCGCGGCCGAACTGGCGGCGCGGGCCGAGGCCGTGGTGGTCTCCGTCGACTACCGGCTGGCGACGGACGGTGTCCAGTACCCCGTTCCGCTGGACGACGTGTGCGCCGCGTGGCGGTGGCTGAGGACCGAGCTGGCCGGCGACGTCGAGCGCGTGGCTCTCGGCGGGGCGAGCGCGGGCGCCGCACTGGCTCTCGCCGCGGCCCTCCGGGACCGTGACGAGGCACTGCGGCCGGCCGATCTCCTCCTCCTCGCCTACCCGTTCGCGCACTTCCCCGTACCGGCCCTGGACAGCGCCATGGCTGCCGAAATGACGGCCCTCCCGCCGACGATGCGGTTCACCACGGCGGACGTCGAGTTCATGGTGCGGAACTACACCGGCCGGCTCACCGACCTCCCGCGCGACGCCCTCCCCGGCGCGGCCGCGCTGCACGGCCTGCCGCCCGTTCACCTGCTGGTCTCCGAGTACGACGACCTCCGGCCGTCGGCCGAACTGCTGGCGCGGCAGTTGACCGCTTCCGAGACAGAGGTCAGGACCTACCTGGCCGCCGGTATGCCGCACGGCCACCTCAACCGGACCCCGGCACTCGCCGAGGTCGACCGCTCACTCGACTTCTTCGCCGACGCCCTGCGGTGA
- a CDS encoding LacI family DNA-binding transcriptional regulator, whose translation MAPRSGRVTSADVAREAGVSRATVSFVLNNTQHQKITEATRQRVLAAAEMLGYAPSAAARTLRYGRSDVVLGLLPDWPLGYAAGQLVQELTLAFAKRNLTFVVHSGIRGARSLGEIWKALTPAAVLAFEPFSDSDATAMRAAGIEVIAALYDDGGLGSGESVTSANAIGAAQARHLAASHRRLGYAYPDDERVAVFARPRLEGVRRVCAELGLPDPDVRTVPLTPSAAADAVRSWLGADPQVTGICAFNDDVAMSVLAGLRHLGLEAPRDMAVIGVDNSPAAAVSYPPLTTVVQDLPGIAELYANSVSVALDGAQVPGNPVEPQVRLEVRDST comes from the coding sequence ATGGCACCGCGAAGCGGGAGAGTGACGAGCGCGGATGTGGCCCGTGAAGCCGGGGTGTCACGGGCCACGGTGAGCTTCGTCCTCAACAACACGCAGCATCAGAAAATCACCGAGGCGACGCGTCAGCGCGTGCTGGCGGCGGCCGAGATGCTCGGCTACGCTCCGTCGGCCGCGGCGCGAACGCTCCGGTACGGGCGCTCCGACGTGGTGCTCGGCCTGCTGCCCGACTGGCCGCTCGGCTACGCGGCCGGCCAGCTGGTCCAGGAGCTGACGCTTGCGTTCGCGAAGAGAAATCTCACCTTCGTCGTACATTCCGGTATCAGAGGAGCCCGCTCGCTGGGCGAGATCTGGAAGGCCCTCACACCGGCCGCCGTGCTGGCCTTCGAGCCGTTCTCCGACTCCGACGCGACGGCGATGCGGGCCGCGGGCATCGAGGTGATCGCCGCCCTGTACGACGACGGGGGGCTCGGGTCGGGCGAGAGCGTCACCAGCGCGAACGCGATCGGTGCGGCGCAGGCACGCCATCTGGCGGCCTCCCACCGACGGCTGGGATACGCGTACCCCGACGACGAGCGGGTCGCCGTTTTCGCCAGGCCGCGCCTGGAGGGTGTCCGCCGAGTCTGCGCCGAGCTGGGACTGCCCGACCCCGACGTCCGGACCGTCCCGCTGACACCGAGCGCCGCCGCCGACGCGGTCCGGTCCTGGCTCGGCGCCGATCCCCAGGTGACCGGCATCTGCGCGTTCAACGACGACGTGGCCATGAGCGTGCTGGCCGGTCTGCGGCACCTCGGCCTCGAAGCACCTCGGGACATGGCGGTGATCGGCGTGGACAACAGCCCCGCCGCCGCGGTGTCCTACCCACCCCTGACCACGGTGGTCCAGGACCTCCCCGGGATCGCCGAGCTGTACGCGAACTCGGTGAGTGTCGCGCTCGACGGCGCGCAGGTGCCCGGAAACCCGGTGGAGCCGCAGGTCCGGCTCGAAGTCCGCGACTCGACGTGA
- a CDS encoding ABC transporter substrate-binding protein: MKRRTALQASIGVVATLTLAACGGGQTGSGSGSGQTTLTIALSSAPNSLDPAQVAVGPFLNYMDPAYATLLTRKADGTLGAGLADKWGYVGKGNTKFELHLRKGVKFADGTPITAADVVKSFKYFQKGSGPAAAWFRPLAFSTPDSSTVVITSPTPNPDMGTLFTPPYTGGAIISPAGLKVPKKLASSTFGAGPYVYSAQQSVSGDHYVYIPNKNFYDQSAIHFKKITVRVMPNVNSQVQALKSGQIDLMYGTPDVAPTVKGDKAITTLQKPTTWAGLFLLDREGTVVKGLGDERVRQALNFAIDRSAITKAVYGDYGTPVSQPQMPGYDGYSPEAAKMYPYDPDKAKKLLKAAGYGKGLTIPVNYGSFDPSTTKMVQAVQAQLAEVGVKLKLRAATNFGAWINDLLTKKYAATVLSPGTGGEPNFYAQQPPFTKTGIMNVFGVADPDVDAAYARLAAADPKSSEAASKDLTDVIVKKALALPVSGTDTIAMYNNKLRGVKFPDGGAQLTSNTLWTTR; the protein is encoded by the coding sequence ATGAAGAGAAGAACCGCACTCCAGGCCTCGATCGGCGTGGTCGCGACGCTCACGCTCGCCGCCTGCGGCGGTGGACAGACGGGCAGCGGCAGCGGCTCCGGCCAGACGACCCTGACCATCGCCCTGTCCTCCGCGCCCAACAGCCTCGACCCCGCCCAGGTCGCTGTCGGTCCCTTCCTCAACTACATGGACCCCGCCTACGCCACGCTGCTGACCCGCAAGGCCGACGGCACCCTGGGGGCCGGGCTGGCCGACAAGTGGGGCTATGTCGGCAAGGGGAACACCAAGTTCGAGCTCCACCTGCGCAAGGGCGTGAAGTTCGCCGACGGCACGCCGATCACCGCCGCGGACGTCGTCAAGTCGTTCAAGTACTTCCAGAAGGGCAGCGGTCCCGCCGCCGCCTGGTTCCGACCCCTGGCGTTCTCCACGCCCGACAGTTCGACCGTGGTGATCACCAGCCCCACGCCGAACCCGGACATGGGCACCCTGTTCACGCCCCCGTACACGGGCGGCGCCATCATCAGCCCGGCTGGGCTGAAGGTGCCGAAGAAACTGGCCTCCTCGACCTTCGGCGCCGGACCGTACGTGTACAGCGCCCAGCAGTCGGTCTCCGGCGACCACTACGTCTACATCCCGAACAAGAACTTCTACGACCAGTCCGCCATCCACTTCAAGAAGATCACCGTCCGGGTGATGCCGAACGTCAACTCCCAGGTACAGGCCCTCAAGTCCGGGCAGATCGATCTCATGTACGGCACGCCGGACGTGGCGCCGACCGTCAAGGGCGACAAGGCGATCACCACGCTCCAGAAGCCCACCACCTGGGCCGGCCTGTTCCTCCTGGACCGTGAAGGCACCGTCGTCAAGGGACTGGGCGACGAACGTGTCCGGCAGGCATTGAACTTCGCCATCGATCGCTCCGCGATCACGAAGGCGGTCTACGGGGACTACGGAACGCCGGTCTCCCAGCCGCAGATGCCCGGCTACGACGGCTACAGCCCCGAGGCCGCGAAGATGTACCCCTACGACCCGGACAAGGCCAAGAAGCTGCTGAAGGCGGCGGGTTACGGGAAGGGGCTGACCATCCCGGTGAACTACGGGTCGTTCGACCCCTCAACGACCAAGATGGTCCAGGCGGTGCAGGCCCAGCTCGCCGAGGTGGGCGTCAAGCTGAAGCTGAGGGCCGCCACGAACTTCGGCGCCTGGATCAACGACCTGCTGACGAAGAAGTACGCGGCCACCGTGCTCTCGCCCGGCACGGGTGGCGAGCCCAACTTCTACGCACAACAGCCGCCATTCACCAAGACGGGCATCATGAACGTCTTCGGCGTGGCCGACCCGGACGTCGACGCCGCCTACGCCCGGCTCGCCGCGGCGGACCCGAAGTCCAGCGAGGCGGCGTCGAAGGATCTCACCGACGTGATCGTGAAGAAGGCGCTCGCCCTGCCGGTGTCCGGTACCGACACGATCGCCATGTACAACAACAAGCTGCGCGGGGTGAAGTTCCCGGACGGCGGCGCACAGCTGACCTCCAACACCCTGTGGACCACCCGCTGA
- a CDS encoding ABC transporter permease, whose protein sequence is MFPIILRRLALSIPLLVIVSAITFLLESFVPGDPARTVLGINATQEQYDALKAAMHLDQPVAVQYWLYLRDILRGDLGSSLFTGESVLGLIGQRLPVTLALVIGGTVLASLVGVVLGVYSATRGRVSRRLFDIVSLLGSAVPNFWIALLLVAVFAVKFAFFPATGYTPFAESPGQWAAGLVLPVVSLSISGVAFISKVTRDAMLSTLSLDHIRTLRASGIRPFSIVWKHALRGCGLPVVTTIGLMMITFIPGTILVENVFTLPGLGTTVVDATNQHDLPVVQGLTITFTVMVIVVNLLVDVLYSLLNPKVRTE, encoded by the coding sequence ATGTTTCCCATCATTCTCCGCAGGCTGGCGCTGTCCATCCCGCTCCTTGTGATCGTCTCGGCGATCACCTTCCTCCTGGAGTCGTTCGTGCCGGGAGATCCGGCACGAACGGTGCTCGGGATCAACGCGACGCAGGAGCAGTACGACGCGCTCAAGGCCGCGATGCACCTCGACCAGCCGGTCGCCGTGCAGTACTGGCTGTACCTCCGCGACATCCTGCGGGGTGACCTCGGCAGCTCGCTGTTCACCGGTGAATCCGTGCTGGGGCTGATCGGGCAACGCCTGCCGGTCACCCTGGCGCTGGTGATCGGGGGGACCGTGCTCGCGAGCCTGGTCGGCGTCGTACTCGGCGTGTACAGCGCGACGCGCGGCCGGGTCAGCCGCCGACTGTTCGACATCGTGTCCCTGCTGGGCAGCGCGGTGCCCAACTTCTGGATCGCGCTGCTGCTGGTCGCGGTGTTCGCGGTCAAGTTCGCGTTCTTCCCCGCCACCGGGTACACCCCGTTCGCCGAGTCACCGGGGCAATGGGCAGCCGGCCTCGTCCTGCCCGTGGTCTCTCTCTCGATCAGCGGTGTCGCCTTCATCTCCAAGGTCACTCGCGACGCGATGCTGTCCACCCTCAGCCTCGACCACATCAGAACGCTGCGGGCCTCCGGCATCCGGCCCTTCTCGATCGTCTGGAAGCACGCACTGCGTGGCTGCGGACTGCCGGTGGTGACCACGATCGGCCTCATGATGATCACGTTCATACCCGGCACGATCCTCGTCGAGAACGTCTTCACCCTGCCCGGTCTGGGCACCACGGTCGTGGACGCGACCAACCAGCACGATCTGCCGGTCGTACAGGGCCTCACCATCACCTTCACGGTCATGGTCATCGTGGTGAACCTTCTCGTCGACGTCCTCTACAGCCTCCTCAACCCGAAGGTACGTACGGAATGA